A single window of Malus sylvestris chromosome 5, drMalSylv7.2, whole genome shotgun sequence DNA harbors:
- the LOC126623491 gene encoding ras-related protein Rab7-like produces MSLRRRTLLKVIVLGDSGVGKTSLMNQYVHKKFSQQYKATIGADFVTKELQIDDRLVTLQIWDTAGQERFQSLGVSFYRGADCCVLVYDVNVMKSFDTLDNWHEEFLKQANPPDPRTFPFILLGNKIDIDGGNSRVVSEKKAKDWCASKGNVPYFETSAKEDYNVDAAFLCIAKTALANENEQDIYFQGIPDAVSESDQRGGGGCAC; encoded by the exons ATGTCATTGCGCAGACGAACCTTGCTCAAGGTCATCGTTCTCGGCGACAGTGG GGTTGGCAAGACCTCGTTGATGAACCA ATATGTGCACAAGAAGTTTAGTCAGCAGTATAAAGCTACAATTGGTGCCGATTTTGTCACGAAAGAACTCCAAATCGATGACAGGCTCGTCActctacaa ATTTGGGACACAGCCGGGCAGGAAAGATTTCAAAGTCTTGGAGTTTCATTCTACAGAGGTGCTGATTGCTGTGTTCTTGTTTATGATGTCAACGTAATGAAGTCCTTTGATACTCTAGATAATTGGCATGAGGAGTTTCTTAAGCAG GCCAACCCTCCCGACCCCAGGACATTTCCATTTATATTGCTTGGTAACAAGATTGATATTGATGGGGGTAACAGTCGTGTG GTGTCTGAGAAGAAAGCAAAGGACTGGTGTGCATCAAAGGGGAATGTACCTTACTTTGAGACATCAGCAAAAGAAGATTACAACGTTGATGCTGCATTTCTTTGTATTGCAAAGACTGCTCTTGCAAATGAAAATGAGCAGGACAT ATATTTCCAGGGCATCCCTGATGCTGTTTCAGAGTCTGATCAAAGAGGAGGAGGTGGCTGTGCATGCTGA
- the LOC126623492 gene encoding uncharacterized protein LOC126623492: MDEKDDNKTGEIEETGPKSDGSSPNPNPKTARTKVPEVEVCLYRRGKGPIDTFKSGLGGWDQNQLEVGDILDKYGFKSLYAFNTESGRGVPIRFNPRNGRSMLPYRDGATVQIDGEPKDSMIQPVTKILIGVAFMTILITLVLRDPPQWIQKLNFTGGNFPPWIIALVIIVFTRMRKRTRDLLKKFGW, from the exons atGGACGAGAAAGACGACAACAAAACCGGGGAAATCGAGGAAACGGGCCCAAAATCCGACGGGTCTTCTCCGAACCCGAATCCCAAAACTGCGAGGACGAAGGTTCCAGAAGTGGAAGTCTGCCTGTATCGACGGGGGAAAGGCCCGATCGACACGTTCAAGTCGGGTCTGGGGGGTTGGGACCAGAACCAGTTGGAGGTCGGAGACATTCTCGACAAGTATGGATTCAAATCGCTTTACGCTTTCAATACCGAATCGGGTCGCGGGGTTCCGATCCGGTTTAACCCTAGAAACGGCAGGTCTATGCTGCCGTATAGAGATGGAGCCACGGTTCAAATCGACGGAGAGCCTAAG GATTCCATGATCCAACCGGTGACGAAAATCTTGATTGGAGTAGCTTTTATGACCATCCTGATAACCTTGGTTTTGAGGGATCCTCCGCAATGGATCCAGAAATTAAACTTTACTGGAGGCAACTTCCCTCCATGGATCATCGCTCTCGTGATCATAGTATTTACTCGAATGAGGAAGAGAACCAGGGATTTGCTGAAAAAGTTTGGTTGGTGA